Proteins encoded together in one Altererythrobacter epoxidivorans window:
- a CDS encoding DUF3320 domain-containing protein: MHAPVAPEINRLIDLIDYVEATERDKLKTVLDYQDHKAFRKTGAELQGLPGVALDVGRDDDPIWLRVDRLPKKAPPAPEDAELSVWLTYRDDPKSEPRLKSEVAGAVLVEAGLIAAEDAPEHVSFEHFAEREEVELLFEYWLKNAWASWVETETPRRATIALYNALFMLRQQLEGVSDIPLELTCGIGFATLFRDGKRLRYPLLTVAQEISLNELTHAIEVRPRMEADPGLELDALDKMGLGALDQWRSATEKFLDELEEESLSPFASETFAPPLRQAAALLDPDAVYLPDQDPPQSGIIPSVEPQFRIGDAFAFFQRERRATQLMEDLRRFRSLLEDGEEAPELPSAVASLLVEPADAVSEEEYPEFRGISSIPGVTTSTGEGKDLFFPLPFNREQVEVVQRLEVRPGVVVQGPPGTGKTHTIANIISHYLALGKRVLVTSQKAPALKVLRDKLPEAVRPLAVSLLESDRDGLKQFQESVDIIAEKLQRLRRHELQDEIDDLDEQIDRLHRQLALIDTEVDKIGRAAISPITLDGDTYEPIRAARLVAASPELTAWMPDDLDVSSSCDPAFSDSDIAELRTARRVVGDDLVYINARLPDLERLPTVEALLNAHKDLSKAEQIRERISRGELPALREDRDDTVSRLRDLTAKLKSLSAEEQRVAGAPYPWTNELLQCIGEAEPDNRLSAFESLREEALRLGTEYQYFLTRPVFVPEEALIDPKFLAAIEREADGKPALGLVSGIFAAKLKAQLGEVTVLGEHASGAEAWSDVQRFVAARASVRRFQAAWSNVVAGGIGDQLEGQELGLAQLARRQFDHIDAANALIASRQEIRSIVDAIFVSFSALRDGDQQAISHLLDAVDAHLLRYRLADAESLRTSLRSELDSCEYEVSTELRALAVTRLGSPEVSIDTLSEAWTSLITRLREIKAKCDAFEKIAAVTDLIEMSGARRWARRLRSNPVNGVEDELLPGDWENRWRLRRLERWLDANDKHHRLRELGYDRNEKETLLKRAYERSIELRTWLELSKKASDGVKAALAAYADAVRRIGRGTGKRAGRYRRQAREASDRAKGALPCWIMPHYRVSESLPADLGLFDLVIVDEASQSTVAALPALLRAKTILIVGDDKQVSPDLVGRDQARADELAVRHLSGQVPDYRASLREEQSLYDLGKVVFAGGAIMLTEHFRCVAPIIEFSKAQFYNHRLNPLRLPTASERLDPPLIDVRIEDGYRQGDINPPEAAYIVEEIERITSDPMMAKRTIGVTTLLGQKQAAHIYSLIEQKLGPEVIEQHHLRVGDPTAFQGDERDIMFISLVAQTGDSALSGVRFEQRFNVALSRACDRTYLVRSIDVEALRHSDQLRRALLDHFRMPFPSDGQEAKDRREKCESDFEREMYDLLVERGYRVDTQVKVGDFRIDLVVEGENDRRVAIECDGDRYHGPDRWAADMNRQRILERAGWTVWRCFASRFVRDQGQVLEELVGFLSERGIQPVGGFDEWTSRHVEQRTWRTTDAAGGDDAEQTFAPDETADTSDGNQATTNDEAAQHSPAEDEDRNSTRVTEGQVQAEILQLMSDGQVWSNAQLKRTLPDHLPLSPADRETAAFRPHEEKWEELVNNALSPSRGNSLHSRGLVESRGRGLHQLATSPGQDEPQTSNDRSVESPGAVYRLPLHEVGQEYQFSELSVPEGDGDQIYEDGYQRRLESIVGEVIELEGPVYLDLVVERVARAHGKQKAGRIIQERVVAAVPAECRRSHDGDRLVLFSKHSSPETIVPLRPSRSDWRSHRDIPLIELASLALPGIRSKKSDEDILAHFSKAFKLARLRQPTRLRFEEAIAIARSAVEAEV, translated from the coding sequence ATGCACGCTCCAGTCGCACCCGAAATCAATCGCCTGATTGACCTGATCGACTACGTCGAAGCCACCGAGCGCGACAAGCTGAAGACCGTGCTGGATTATCAGGACCACAAGGCCTTCCGGAAAACCGGCGCTGAGCTTCAAGGGTTGCCCGGCGTCGCGCTCGACGTGGGCCGTGATGACGATCCGATATGGTTGCGTGTCGACCGGTTGCCAAAGAAGGCGCCGCCAGCCCCGGAGGACGCTGAGCTATCGGTCTGGTTGACCTATCGCGACGATCCAAAAAGCGAGCCGCGACTAAAGAGCGAAGTCGCAGGAGCCGTCCTTGTTGAGGCTGGCTTGATCGCGGCCGAAGATGCTCCCGAGCATGTTTCGTTCGAGCACTTTGCCGAGCGCGAGGAGGTCGAACTCCTTTTCGAGTATTGGCTGAAAAATGCCTGGGCGAGTTGGGTCGAGACCGAGACGCCTCGCCGCGCGACAATCGCGCTCTATAATGCGCTGTTCATGCTGCGCCAGCAACTCGAAGGCGTTAGCGATATCCCGCTTGAGCTTACGTGCGGCATCGGCTTCGCTACGCTGTTTCGTGACGGCAAGCGATTGCGGTACCCCTTGCTGACTGTAGCGCAGGAAATCAGCCTGAATGAGTTGACCCATGCAATTGAGGTGAGGCCTCGCATGGAAGCCGATCCTGGCCTCGAACTGGATGCTCTGGACAAGATGGGGCTGGGTGCGCTCGATCAATGGCGCTCTGCCACCGAGAAGTTTCTTGACGAACTGGAGGAAGAGAGCCTGTCTCCATTCGCCTCGGAGACGTTTGCGCCGCCGCTTCGCCAAGCCGCTGCCTTGCTCGACCCTGACGCTGTGTACCTTCCCGATCAGGATCCACCGCAGTCCGGGATCATCCCTTCGGTCGAACCACAGTTCCGCATTGGCGATGCCTTTGCATTCTTCCAGCGAGAGCGTCGTGCCACGCAGTTGATGGAAGATTTGCGCCGGTTCCGCTCACTTCTTGAAGACGGGGAAGAGGCGCCGGAGCTGCCGAGCGCAGTGGCCTCCCTGCTTGTTGAGCCCGCCGATGCGGTGAGCGAAGAGGAATACCCCGAGTTTCGCGGCATCTCCAGCATTCCCGGTGTAACGACCTCGACAGGTGAAGGGAAGGATCTGTTCTTTCCTTTGCCTTTCAACCGAGAACAGGTCGAAGTGGTGCAGCGCCTGGAAGTGCGCCCTGGTGTAGTTGTTCAAGGGCCGCCGGGGACTGGCAAGACACACACCATTGCAAATATCATTAGCCACTACCTTGCCCTCGGTAAGCGCGTCCTGGTCACATCGCAAAAGGCGCCCGCACTGAAGGTTTTGCGAGACAAACTACCGGAAGCGGTGCGTCCGCTCGCGGTGAGCCTGCTCGAAAGCGATCGGGACGGTCTCAAACAGTTTCAGGAATCCGTCGATATCATCGCCGAAAAGCTCCAACGCCTGCGGCGCCACGAGTTGCAGGACGAGATCGATGATCTCGACGAGCAGATTGACAGGCTGCACCGGCAACTGGCGCTGATCGATACAGAGGTCGACAAGATTGGTCGCGCGGCAATTTCGCCAATCACGCTGGATGGCGACACTTACGAACCAATTCGCGCCGCCCGGCTGGTCGCAGCCTCGCCGGAACTAACAGCTTGGATGCCGGATGATCTCGATGTGTCTTCATCCTGCGATCCAGCGTTTTCCGATTCCGACATCGCCGAACTCAGGACGGCTCGGAGGGTCGTAGGCGACGACCTCGTCTATATAAACGCGCGTCTTCCGGACCTTGAACGCCTTCCCACAGTTGAAGCGCTCCTAAATGCGCACAAGGATCTGTCGAAAGCTGAGCAGATCCGGGAAAGGATTAGCAGGGGTGAACTTCCGGCTTTGCGCGAAGATCGAGACGACACTGTTTCGCGTCTGCGGGACCTCACGGCCAAATTGAAGTCGCTGTCTGCCGAAGAGCAACGGGTGGCAGGAGCGCCCTATCCTTGGACCAATGAGTTGCTTCAATGCATTGGAGAGGCCGAGCCAGACAACCGACTGAGTGCCTTCGAAAGCTTACGTGAAGAGGCTTTACGGCTCGGCACCGAGTATCAATATTTCCTGACCAGGCCGGTATTCGTACCGGAGGAAGCGCTGATCGATCCCAAGTTCCTTGCTGCCATCGAAAGGGAGGCCGACGGCAAACCTGCATTGGGTCTTGTTAGCGGGATTTTCGCGGCAAAACTCAAAGCTCAATTGGGTGAAGTCACCGTGCTCGGTGAGCATGCCTCAGGTGCCGAAGCATGGAGCGACGTGCAGCGATTTGTGGCTGCACGAGCCTCAGTTCGGCGTTTTCAGGCGGCTTGGAGCAACGTGGTGGCCGGCGGAATTGGCGATCAGCTAGAGGGGCAAGAGTTAGGCTTGGCGCAACTCGCAAGGCGCCAGTTCGATCACATAGACGCTGCCAATGCATTGATCGCAAGCCGCCAAGAAATCCGGTCTATCGTCGATGCCATTTTTGTCTCGTTTTCAGCCCTGCGGGATGGAGATCAGCAAGCAATCAGCCATCTGCTCGATGCCGTTGACGCACACCTCTTACGATATCGATTGGCCGACGCTGAGAGCTTGCGCACTTCGCTCCGTTCAGAGTTGGATTCTTGTGAATACGAAGTCAGCACGGAGCTTCGAGCCCTAGCGGTAACGCGTTTGGGAAGCCCGGAAGTCTCAATCGATACCCTTTCTGAAGCGTGGACCTCTCTCATAACGCGCCTGCGAGAGATCAAAGCGAAATGCGACGCTTTTGAAAAGATTGCTGCGGTGACAGATCTCATCGAGATGTCTGGCGCCCGACGATGGGCGCGGCGTCTAAGGTCAAATCCGGTCAATGGTGTCGAAGATGAGCTCTTGCCTGGCGATTGGGAGAACCGGTGGCGTCTCCGCCGCTTAGAGCGCTGGCTGGATGCCAACGACAAGCATCATCGGCTCAGGGAACTTGGCTATGATCGCAATGAGAAGGAGACACTGCTCAAGCGAGCATACGAACGTTCGATAGAGCTGCGCACATGGCTTGAGCTTAGCAAGAAGGCTAGCGACGGGGTCAAGGCGGCACTCGCCGCTTATGCCGATGCCGTTCGAAGGATCGGGCGGGGCACCGGGAAACGTGCAGGCCGATACCGACGCCAAGCACGTGAGGCATCTGATCGCGCAAAAGGTGCTTTGCCATGCTGGATCATGCCGCACTACCGGGTTTCAGAATCGCTTCCCGCAGACTTGGGGCTGTTCGATCTCGTTATTGTTGACGAAGCATCTCAGTCGACGGTGGCGGCACTGCCAGCTCTTCTCCGAGCCAAGACCATCCTCATTGTTGGCGACGATAAGCAGGTGAGTCCCGACCTTGTAGGGCGCGATCAAGCGAGAGCGGATGAACTAGCGGTTCGACATCTTTCAGGGCAAGTTCCTGACTACCGTGCTTCTCTTCGCGAAGAGCAATCGTTGTATGATCTGGGTAAGGTTGTTTTCGCCGGTGGGGCGATCATGCTCACCGAACATTTCCGTTGTGTCGCGCCCATCATCGAATTTTCTAAGGCGCAGTTCTACAATCACCGCCTGAACCCGCTTCGGCTACCCACTGCCTCGGAACGGCTTGATCCTCCGCTAATCGACGTTCGGATCGAGGACGGCTATCGTCAGGGAGACATAAATCCTCCTGAAGCAGCCTACATCGTCGAAGAGATCGAGAGAATCACGTCCGATCCTATGATGGCAAAGAGGACGATCGGCGTAACAACCCTGTTAGGTCAAAAACAGGCAGCTCACATTTATAGCCTCATTGAGCAAAAACTGGGACCTGAGGTGATTGAGCAGCATCACCTCCGCGTTGGTGACCCAACCGCATTCCAAGGCGATGAACGAGACATCATGTTCATTTCCCTTGTGGCACAGACTGGCGACAGCGCGTTGTCCGGAGTGCGATTTGAGCAACGCTTCAATGTCGCCCTCTCGAGGGCATGTGACCGGACCTATCTGGTGCGCTCAATTGATGTGGAGGCCTTGCGCCATTCCGATCAGCTAAGGCGCGCGCTGCTGGATCATTTCCGTATGCCGTTTCCCTCTGATGGTCAGGAGGCCAAGGATCGGCGAGAAAAATGTGAGTCCGATTTTGAGCGCGAGATGTATGATTTGTTGGTCGAGAGAGGGTACAGGGTCGACACCCAAGTCAAGGTAGGGGACTTTAGGATCGACCTCGTCGTCGAGGGCGAGAATGACCGGCGTGTCGCCATTGAATGCGACGGCGATAGATATCACGGCCCTGATCGCTGGGCCGCCGACATGAACCGGCAGCGTATTTTGGAAAGAGCTGGTTGGACGGTCTGGAGATGCTTCGCATCTCGTTTCGTCAGGGACCAAGGACAAGTCCTGGAGGAACTGGTCGGATTCTTATCCGAGCGTGGCATTCAGCCAGTTGGCGGTTTCGACGAGTGGACAAGTCGACATGTTGAGCAACGTACCTGGCGTACTACTGACGCAGCTGGAGGTGACGACGCAGAGCAAACTTTCGCGCCTGATGAAACCGCTGACACTAGTGACGGTAACCAGGCCACCACGAATGATGAAGCTGCTCAGCATTCGCCTGCTGAGGACGAGGATCGCAACTCGACCAGGGTCACTGAAGGCCAAGTTCAGGCGGAGATTTTGCAGTTGATGTCGGATGGACAGGTCTGGAGCAACGCCCAGCTGAAGCGGACGTTGCCTGACCACCTTCCACTGTCACCTGCAGACCGCGAAACTGCTGCATTCAGGCCGCACGAAGAGAAATGGGAGGAGCTTGTTAATAACGCACTTTCTCCATCGCGCGGCAACTCGCTCCATTCGCGCGGGTTGGTGGAAAGCCGAGGAAGGGGGCTTCACCAGCTTGCCACCTCGCCTGGTCAAGATGAGCCGCAGACCTCGAATGATCGGTCCGTGGAATCGCCTGGAGCGGTTTATCGTTTGCCCCTTCACGAGGTGGGGCAAGAGTACCAGTTTTCCGAGTTGTCAGTGCCCGAAGGCGATGGCGATCAGATTTATGAAGATGGCTATCAACGACGGCTGGAATCAATCGTCGGGGAAGTCATCGAACTCGAAGGACCTGTCTACCTAGACTTAGTTGTCGAGCGGGTCGCCCGCGCGCACGGGAAGCAAAAGGCGGGAAGGATAATTCAGGAGAGGGTCGTTGCTGCGGTACCAGCCGAATGCCGACGGTCGCACGATGGGGATCGCCTTGTCCTTTTTTCCAAGCATTCGAGCCCGGAGACCATCGTACCCCTAAGGCCCTCAAGATCCGACTGGAGATCGCACCGGGATATCCCATTGATTGAGTTGGCGAGTTTGGCGCTACCCGGAATCCGTTCGAAGAAATCAGACGAAGATATTCTCGCGCATTTCTCCAAAGCGTTCAAATTGGCTCGGCTCCGACAGCCGACGAGGCTCAGATTCGAAGAGGCAATTGCGATTGCGAGATCGGCAGTAGAGGCTGAGGTATGA
- a CDS encoding class I SAM-dependent DNA methyltransferase, whose protein sequence is MTPAEFIQKWRAVDLKERTASQSHFNDICRLLDIEDPITADPKGEWFTFEKGASKTGGGEGWADVWRKECFAWEYKGKKKDLDRAFAQLQQYAIALDNPPLLIVSDMDRFRIHTNWTNTVQEVHEFALDDLLDGATRDLLRNCFLDPERLKPAKTRQMLTEEAAEEFSQLAQRLRARGHEAHAVAHFVNRLVFCMFAEDVGLLPDHMFTAMLKASVGKPDSFATNAAILFGAMKTGGLVGFTRVEWFNGGLFDEDSALPLERADIDNLIAAAALDWSEIDPSILGTLFERGLDPDKRSQLGAHYTDRDKIMQIVEPVIIRPLMAEWDVVRAKIEEALAKAEKATGGARTRAETEAKRHQAEWHERLRNFRVLDPACGSGNFLYLSLLALKDIEHRTNLEAEALSPALAARFPSSGPENVMGIEINPYAAELARVSVWIGEIQWMRRNGFEAAKNPILRSLGNIECRDAILAPDGAETQWPDANAIVGNPPFLGAKLMKRLLGVKETEEIRAAFEGRLPGFTDLACYWFEKAREKISEGRCERAGLVATNSIRKNTNLPVMKRILNDSRIFEAWSEEKWTIDGAAVDVSLVCFGDSGQAAYLNGQEVDSINPDLTTGLNLTLARAVPENRNGAYLGIQKSGPFDVPGGMARVWLAEPTNPNGLPNSEILKPYWNGDDVTGRPRDFWLIDLPLGLSEADASAFASPFEHIRTTNDEDGKTIAELRAELGDRAGPRWWEPHWPRPEMRAKIHAVDRYLVTPETAQYRIFVWLQLPILPDKNLIVIPRDDDTTFGILQCRFHELWALRKGSDLQDRPRYTHTSVFATFPFPVGLTPDVPTADYADDPRAQAIATAASRLNEMRENWLNPPDLVERVPEVVEGYPDRILPKDEAAARELKKRTLTNLYNARPAWLDHAHRALDEAVAEAYGWGDDYRAGLLTDDEILARLFRLNQERANG, encoded by the coding sequence ATGACCCCTGCAGAATTTATCCAGAAATGGCGCGCCGTTGACCTGAAAGAGCGTACGGCTTCCCAGTCGCACTTTAACGACATTTGCCGCCTGCTCGACATCGAAGACCCGATCACCGCCGACCCCAAGGGCGAATGGTTCACCTTTGAAAAGGGCGCTTCCAAAACCGGCGGGGGCGAGGGCTGGGCAGATGTCTGGCGCAAGGAATGCTTCGCCTGGGAATACAAGGGCAAGAAGAAGGACCTCGACCGCGCATTCGCCCAATTGCAGCAATATGCCATCGCGCTCGACAATCCGCCGCTGCTGATCGTCAGTGACATGGACCGCTTCCGCATCCACACCAACTGGACGAACACGGTGCAGGAGGTCCACGAATTCGCGCTGGATGATCTGCTCGATGGCGCCACCCGCGATCTCCTGCGCAATTGCTTCCTCGATCCTGAACGGCTGAAGCCAGCAAAGACGCGCCAGATGCTGACCGAAGAGGCGGCAGAGGAATTCTCCCAGCTTGCCCAACGTCTGCGCGCGCGCGGACATGAGGCCCATGCCGTCGCCCACTTTGTCAATCGGCTCGTCTTCTGCATGTTCGCCGAGGACGTTGGCCTGCTGCCCGACCACATGTTCACTGCCATGCTCAAGGCCAGCGTCGGGAAGCCGGATAGCTTCGCAACCAACGCAGCCATCCTGTTCGGGGCAATGAAGACCGGCGGACTGGTCGGCTTCACTAGAGTCGAATGGTTCAATGGGGGCCTGTTCGATGAAGACAGCGCCTTGCCCCTCGAACGCGCCGATATCGACAACCTGATTGCCGCCGCCGCTCTGGACTGGTCGGAGATTGATCCGTCAATCCTCGGCACGTTGTTTGAGCGTGGGCTGGACCCTGACAAGCGCAGCCAGTTGGGTGCGCATTACACCGATCGCGACAAGATCATGCAGATTGTCGAGCCGGTCATCATTCGCCCGCTAATGGCGGAATGGGATGTGGTTCGGGCAAAGATCGAGGAAGCGTTGGCCAAGGCCGAAAAAGCCACTGGCGGCGCGAGGACGCGGGCAGAGACCGAGGCCAAGCGCCATCAGGCTGAGTGGCACGAACGGCTCCGAAATTTCCGCGTCCTTGATCCCGCCTGCGGATCGGGCAATTTTCTCTATCTCTCTTTGCTGGCGCTCAAGGATATCGAGCATCGCACGAACCTTGAGGCCGAAGCGCTCTCACCGGCGCTTGCTGCACGCTTTCCCTCAAGCGGGCCGGAAAACGTCATGGGAATTGAAATCAATCCCTACGCTGCAGAACTAGCACGAGTCTCGGTCTGGATTGGAGAAATCCAGTGGATGCGCCGCAATGGGTTTGAGGCCGCCAAAAACCCGATCCTTCGCAGCCTTGGGAACATCGAGTGCAGAGATGCGATCTTGGCACCCGATGGGGCGGAAACACAATGGCCGGATGCAAATGCAATTGTCGGCAATCCACCTTTCCTAGGCGCAAAGCTTATGAAGCGTCTGCTGGGCGTGAAAGAGACGGAAGAAATTCGGGCTGCATTTGAAGGGCGATTGCCCGGTTTCACCGACCTTGCCTGTTACTGGTTTGAGAAGGCGAGAGAGAAAATTTCCGAAGGGCGCTGTGAGCGAGCGGGCTTGGTTGCCACGAACTCCATCCGAAAGAATACGAACCTTCCAGTCATGAAGCGCATTCTAAATGACTCGCGGATTTTCGAGGCGTGGAGCGAAGAGAAATGGACCATCGATGGCGCGGCAGTCGACGTATCGCTCGTTTGTTTTGGTGACAGTGGGCAGGCAGCCTATCTCAACGGCCAGGAGGTCGATTCAATCAACCCGGATTTGACCACTGGACTAAATCTAACATTGGCGCGTGCGGTACCCGAGAACAGGAATGGTGCCTATCTTGGGATCCAGAAGAGTGGTCCTTTCGACGTTCCGGGAGGGATGGCGAGAGTATGGTTGGCTGAGCCTACAAACCCCAATGGTTTGCCTAACAGCGAGATATTGAAGCCATACTGGAACGGAGATGATGTAACCGGGCGTCCAAGGGATTTTTGGCTCATCGATCTACCGCTCGGCCTTAGCGAAGCAGACGCATCCGCATTCGCGAGCCCGTTCGAACACATCCGAACAACCAATGACGAGGACGGAAAGACAATTGCAGAGCTTCGCGCGGAGCTTGGCGATCGGGCGGGCCCACGATGGTGGGAACCCCATTGGCCACGTCCAGAAATGCGGGCAAAGATCCATGCGGTTGATCGATATCTCGTCACGCCAGAAACTGCTCAGTATCGGATCTTCGTATGGCTCCAACTGCCGATACTGCCAGACAAGAACTTGATCGTAATCCCGCGTGATGACGATACGACCTTTGGTATTTTGCAGTGCCGGTTCCATGAGCTCTGGGCGCTGCGGAAGGGTTCTGACCTCCAAGACCGTCCAAGGTATACTCATACCTCGGTATTCGCGACCTTCCCTTTCCCGGTAGGACTTACGCCCGATGTCCCGACCGCCGATTATGCCGATGATCCGCGAGCGCAAGCCATCGCAACAGCCGCGTCCCGGCTCAATGAAATGCGCGAGAACTGGCTCAATCCGCCAGACTTGGTCGAGCGCGTCCCCGAAGTGGTTGAAGGCTATCCCGACCGCATCCTGCCAAAGGACGAGGCCGCCGCGAGAGAGCTGAAGAAGCGCACCCTCACCAACCTCTACAATGCCCGCCCCGCATGGCTGGACCACGCCCACCGCGCGCTCGATGAAGCGGTTGCCGAAGCCTACGGCTGGGGCGACGACTACCGCGCCGGTTTGCTGACCGACGACGAGATTCTGGCGCGCCTGTTCCGGCTCAATCAGGAAAGGGCGAACGGCTGA
- a CDS encoding DUF262 domain-containing protein, with protein MRECHEGKLQLPDFQRGWVWDQDRITDLLASISEGFPVGALMTLDATGEVSFAVRPVEGAPSPSKDIEAYLLDGQQRMTSLYQSTYTTVPVSTQTVKKRPIKLHFYFDIRAALDPDVPRSEAIVPVPEDRIIRENFGRDIKLDLSTEENEFEHLHFPIDRMFEAHIWNQAATAWIYKDLAQRAEHLKLVNDFMQEVVNNFTQYQVPVIKLGKDTSRAAVCLVFEKVNTGGKPLDAFELVTAMYAADEFHLRDDWKERRKRLVSSQPVLDKIEPVEFLQAISLLYTKEVREAAAAAGKEPPAISATRNSLLQVPLSAYQKFAPKVEAGYIAAAKFLHSLKIFKARDLPYQTQLVPLAAILAELGNAWENDAVRQKLARWYWSGVFGELYGSAVESRFALDIRDFKPWLSGGAEPQTVQRASFEERRLRTLRSRLSAAYKGVHALLMKCGAEDFKSGQPYDQAVFFDENVDIHHIFPQAWCKSVGIGPEIYNSIVNKTPIASGTNRMLGGVAPSSYLGRLTKGNDNNPAIAPDRLTAILQSHEIEESYLHADDFEGFMDDRRQRLLTIIENAMGKEALKEAEVPSDHDEEDYYAEEELEAAE; from the coding sequence ATGCGCGAATGCCATGAGGGCAAGCTTCAGCTGCCAGATTTTCAGCGTGGATGGGTTTGGGACCAAGATCGCATCACCGACCTTTTGGCTTCGATTTCTGAGGGCTTCCCAGTGGGTGCGCTTATGACCTTGGATGCGACTGGCGAAGTGTCGTTTGCGGTTCGCCCCGTTGAGGGCGCGCCCTCTCCCTCCAAGGATATCGAGGCTTACCTGCTTGATGGCCAGCAGCGCATGACCTCGCTCTACCAGTCGACTTACACAACCGTTCCAGTCTCAACTCAGACTGTGAAGAAGCGACCGATCAAGCTGCATTTCTACTTCGATATTCGCGCAGCGCTCGATCCCGATGTCCCGCGCAGCGAAGCCATTGTGCCGGTCCCCGAAGACCGGATCATCCGCGAGAACTTTGGCCGGGACATCAAGCTCGATCTTTCAACCGAGGAGAACGAGTTCGAACACCTGCATTTCCCGATCGACCGAATGTTTGAGGCGCATATTTGGAATCAGGCCGCAACAGCTTGGATCTACAAGGATCTCGCCCAGCGCGCGGAGCATCTCAAACTGGTCAACGACTTCATGCAGGAGGTCGTCAACAATTTTACCCAGTATCAGGTGCCGGTTATCAAACTGGGCAAGGACACGAGCAGGGCAGCTGTCTGCCTCGTTTTCGAAAAGGTGAACACAGGCGGAAAGCCGCTCGACGCATTCGAGCTTGTGACCGCGATGTATGCGGCAGATGAATTCCACCTGCGCGACGATTGGAAGGAACGCCGTAAGCGACTGGTCTCAAGCCAACCAGTGCTAGACAAGATCGAACCCGTCGAATTTCTGCAGGCGATCTCGTTGCTATATACCAAGGAGGTACGGGAAGCGGCGGCCGCAGCGGGCAAGGAGCCGCCGGCAATCAGCGCAACGCGCAACAGCCTGCTTCAGGTTCCATTGTCGGCATACCAGAAGTTCGCGCCGAAGGTTGAAGCGGGTTACATCGCGGCAGCCAAGTTTCTCCATTCGCTGAAGATCTTCAAGGCGCGGGATCTTCCCTATCAGACCCAACTTGTCCCGCTTGCGGCGATTTTGGCAGAGCTTGGGAATGCCTGGGAAAACGACGCAGTCCGGCAGAAGCTGGCCCGCTGGTACTGGTCCGGAGTGTTTGGGGAGCTGTATGGTTCGGCGGTTGAAAGCCGCTTCGCGCTCGACATTCGCGACTTCAAGCCTTGGCTGTCGGGCGGCGCAGAGCCTCAGACTGTTCAGCGAGCCAGCTTTGAGGAGCGCAGGTTGCGGACCCTTCGCTCAAGGCTTTCGGCAGCCTACAAGGGTGTTCATGCTCTGCTGATGAAATGCGGGGCGGAGGACTTCAAGTCAGGCCAGCCCTATGACCAGGCTGTGTTCTTCGATGAGAATGTCGACATCCATCACATCTTCCCGCAAGCGTGGTGCAAGAGTGTCGGGATTGGGCCGGAGATCTACAACAGCATCGTCAACAAGACGCCGATTGCGTCTGGCACCAACAGGATGCTCGGCGGTGTTGCCCCTTCCTCCTATCTGGGCAGGTTGACCAAGGGTAATGACAACAATCCGGCGATTGCCCCCGATCGCCTGACCGCGATCCTCCAGAGCCACGAGATCGAGGAAAGCTATCTGCATGCCGACGACTTCGAGGGGTTCATGGATGATCGGCGCCAGAGGCTGTTGACCATCATCGAAAACGCGATGGGCAAGGAGGCTTTGAAAGAGGCCGAGGTTCCATCCGACCATGACGAAGAGGATTACTACGCGGAAGAAGAGCTAGAGGCTGCGGAGTAA